A genomic window from Ischnura elegans chromosome 10, ioIscEleg1.1, whole genome shotgun sequence includes:
- the LOC124166872 gene encoding DNA repair and recombination protein RAD54-like — protein sequence MRRSLAPSQVIKQKQQFVNGEVLGSKRRKKNDDQAVDGGKGILSLSQLQNVKSPTFSVEKLSAHEEFIRKILSKPFKVPIPNYNGSLGSPRALGVRRSGARRPLHDPYEADALVLYEPPELSAHEKLKVDQEKQLVHVVVDPILSKILRPHQREGVKFMYDCVTGKCVKDGFGCIMADEMGLGKTLQCVTLSWTLLRQGPEAKPTVDRVVIVAPSSLVKNWQNEFAKWLGGRVSALALDGTPLNSVKRETGSSAKAEVERRLKEFVAPSYNGRRIAQPILILSYETFRIYANILCQGGKGEKVGGVGGAVEGLVICDEGHRLKNCENQTYQALMGLKWKKRILLSGTPIQNDLLEYFSLVQFVNEGMLGTAQEFRKRFENPILRAQDALATDSQRAVGKERLAELSSLVGTCLIRRTAALLSRYLPTKTELVVCVKLSPLQQNLYNDFLSSDAVRKTVLAADSEQEGGRGKGTSLSALSSITLLKKLCAHPDLVHEKIAERSEGFENAYKHMPSNYNPGRSLLPELSGKLRLLDCLLAVIKSTTSDKVVLVSNYTQTLAVFERLCALRNYQFVRLDGGMTIKKRGKVVERFNDPSSSDFCFMLSSKAGGCGLNLIGANRLVMFDPDWNPANDDQAMARVWRDGQKKPCFVYRFLATGTIEEKILQRQSHKKALSSSVVDNEEDVARHFTRDDLRDLFTIDPKAQESVSDTHQKLKCKRCINGIQSKPPPPEADCTCDLSQWHHCYTPRTVPDPAMRTCWDLAGISFIFHQKSHEQKVAP from the exons atg CGTCGCAGTTTGGCACCGAGCCAGGTTATCAAGCAGAAGCAGCAGTTCGTTAATGGTGAAGTACTTGGCagtaaaagaagaaagaaaaacgaTGATCAGGCAGTAGACGGAGGGAAAGGTATTCTTTCCCTTTCTCAGCTGCAGAATGTTAAGTCCCCAACATTTTCGGTGGAGAAATTATCTGCTCAT GAGGAGTTCATTCGTAAGATCCTTTCAAAGCCTTTCAAAGTTCCCATCCCGAATTATAATGGATCTCTTGGTTCCCCTCGTGCCCTCGGTGTGAGAAGAAGTGGTGCTCGGCGACCATTACATGATCCATATGAAGCTGATGCCCTTGTCCTTTATGAGCCTCCAGAGTTGAGTGCTCATGAAAAGCTGAAAGTTGACCA gGAGAAGCAATTGGTTCACGTTGTGGTGGATCCAATATTATCCAAAATACTTCGGCCACATCAGAGAGAA GGAGTTAAGTTTATGTATGACTGTGTCACAGGTAAATGTGTCAAGGATGGATTTGGCTGTATTATGGCAGATGAAATGGGCTTGGGGAAGACTCTTCAATGTGTTACCTTGTCTTGGACGCTGCTTCGCCAAGGGCCTGAAGCTAAGCCAACAGTTGATAGAGTGGTCATTGTGGCACCAAGTAGCTTGGTGAAG AATTGGCAGAATGAATTTGCAAAGTGGCTTGGAGGCCGAGTGTCAGCTTTGGCTCTCGATGGAACACCTTTGAACAGTGTGAAAAGGGAAACTGGTAGCAGTGCAAAGGCAGAGGTTGAGCGCCGTTTGAAAGAATTTGTGGCCCCATCTTACAATGGAAGAAGGATTGCTCAACCAATTTTGATACTTTCTTATGAGACATTCCGAATATATGCCAACATACTTTGCCAAGGAGGCAAGGGGGAAAAGGTTGGTGGGGTTGGAGGAGCTGTCGAAGGCCTGGTCATATGTGATGAG ggGCATCGCTTGAAAAATTGTGAGAATCAGACTTACCAGGCTCTCATGGGTTTGAAATGGAAGAAGAGAATTCTGCTGTCAGGGACTCCAATCCAGAATGATCTCCTCGAATACTTCAGTTTAGTGCAATTTGTAAATGAAGGCATGCTTGGAACTGCTCAG GAATTCCGCAAACGGTTTGAAAACCCAATTTTAAGGGCACAAGATGCTTTGGCAACTGATTCACAAAGAGCAGTTGGGAAGGAGAGGTTAGCTGAATTGTCTTCGTTAGTGGGCACTTGCCTAATTCGCCGTACTGCAGCCCTTCTCTCTCGTTACTTGCCCACTAAGACTGAGCTTGTGGTCTGTGTGAAGCTTTCTCCTCTTCAGCAAAATTTGTATAATGACTTCCTTTCATCGGACGCTGTTCGCAAAACTGTGCTGGCTGCAGATTCTGAACAAGAAG GCGGCCGTGGAAAGGGTACAAGTCTCTCTGCTCTTTCTTCCATTACACTCCTTAAAAAGCTATGTGCTCATCCAGACTTAGTCCATGAAAAGATAGCAGAGCGTAGTGAAGGATTTGAAAATGCTTATAAGCACATGCCCAGCAATTACAACCCAGG GAGAAGTCTTCTTCCAGAGTTGTCTGGAAAATTACGGCTGTTGGATTGCTTACTGGCTGTCATCAAGTCGACTACTTCAGATAAAGTTGTTCTTGTGTCAAATTATACTCAAACCTTAGCTGTATTTGAGCGTCTTTGTGCTCTGAGAAATTATCAATTTGTAAGGTTGGATGGAGGGATGACCATTAAGAAGCGTGGTAAG GTCGTCGAAAGGTTCAATGATCCATCAAGTTCAGATTTTTGTTTCATGCTAAGCAGTAAAGCTGGTGGCTGTGGCCTGAATCTTATTGGTGCTAATAGGTTGGTGATGTTTGATCCTGATTGGAATCCTGCAAACGATGATCAGGCAATGGCACGAGTGTGGAGAGATGGACAAAAGAAACCATGTTTTGTGTACAGATTTTTAGCG ACTGGTACCATTGAAGAGAAAATTCTTCAGCGCCAGTCTCACAAGAAAGCTCTCAGTTCTTCAGTAGTTGACAATGAAGAAGATGTGGCTAGGCATTTTACCAGGGATGATCTCCGCGATCTTTTCACTATTGATCCAAAGGCTCAAGAATCAGTATCTGATACTCATCAAAA GTTGAAGTGTAAAAGATGCATCAATGGCATACAATCAAAACCGCCACCTCCGGAAGCAGACTGTACTTGTGACTTATCACAGTGGCACCATTGTTACACACCACGGACAGTACCTGACCCAGCAATGCGAACTTGTTGGGACCTGGCAGGGatatcattcatttttcatcaaaagtcTCATGAGCAGAAAGTTgctccataa
- the LOC124167212 gene encoding G kinase-anchoring protein 1-like isoform X1: protein MATAVASRFAVLPIEDDDDEIPQKSKNQKKKKVEPKQKPVAPAPKADNASVKKKKKKKPDQGEGKKKASNEQWEQWKQKDNEFVDESYEQDLQQAILLSKLDFEEKKKFYDRAKKEEEDKKGKKKEKKKAQPMSLEKFNSLDAEQIENIATGSSSQETEEASGPVEPDQTFFDRVVEDAKKVIDREQRLELCKAREPLAQEAVTITHYKDLLKERDKELASLKEEVETLKEELLNSKKRYKKFCNLLASAEMCDKAKVVAEVDRLHKVRDELSAEVSSLHAQLEQERSKVRQLTSELKKTQNKKRTTSETAP, encoded by the exons ATGGCTACTGCTGTTGCTTCAAGATTTGCAGTTCTTCCTATCGAAGATGACGACGATGAGATTCCTCAAAAGTCTAAAAatcagaagaagaagaaagtaGAACCAAAGCAGAAGCCAGTAGCACCGGCGCCAAAGGCTGACAATGCTTCTgtcaaaaagaagaagaagaaaaaacctGATCAAGGAGAG GGAAAGAAGAAGGCTTCCAACGAGCAGTGGGAACAATGGAAGCAGAAAGATAATGAG TTTGTCGATGAGTCTTACGAGCAAGATCTGCAGCAAGCGATTCTTCTCTCAAAACTTGATTTTGAAGAGAAGAAGAAGTTTTATGACCGTGccaagaaggaggaggaggacaaaaaagggaaaaagaaagagaagaagaaggccCAGCCCATGTCTCTGGAGAAATTCAACAGTTTAGATGCTGAACAG ATTGAAAATATAGCAACTGGTTCGAGTAGTCAAGAAACAGAAGAGGCTAGTGGACCTGTGGAACCAGATCAGACCTTCTTCGACAGAGTTGTAGAAGACGCTAAAAAGGTCATTGACAGAGAGCAAAGACTAGAACTCTGCAAGGCTCGAGAG CCTCTAGCTCAGGAAGCTGTCACGATAACCCATTATAAGGATCTGTTGAAAGAGAGAGATAAAGAGCTGGCATCACTCAAAGAAGAAGTGGAAACCTTGAAAGAGGAATTATTAAACTCTAAGAAGAGATATAAAAAGTTTTGCAACCTGTTAGCATCGGCAGAGA tgtGTGACAAGGCAAAAGTTGTTGCTGAAGTTGATAGACTGCATAAGGTCCGTGATGAGCTCTCTGCTGAAGTCTCGAGCCTTCATGCACAGCTGGAGCAGGAGAGATCCAAAGTAAGGCAGCTCACTAGTGAATTGAAGAAAACACAG AATAAGAAAAGGACAACCAGTGAAACAGCACCATGA
- the LOC124167212 gene encoding G kinase-anchoring protein 1-like isoform X2, which translates to MATAVASRFAVLPIEDDDDEIPQKSKNQKKKKVEPKQKPVAPAPKADNASVKKKKKKKPDQGEGKKKASNEQWEQWKQKDNEFVDESYEQDLQQAILLSKLDFEEKKKFYDRAKKEEEDKKGKKKEKKKAQPMSLEKFNSLDAEQIENIATGSSSQETEEASGPVEPDQTFFDRVVEDAKKVIDREQRLELCKAREPLAQEAVTITHYKDLLKERDKELASLKEEVETLKEELLNSKKRYKKFCNLLASAEMCDKAKVVAEVDRLHKVRDELSAEVSSLHAQLEQERSKVRQLTSELKKTQVSSNISNGRA; encoded by the exons ATGGCTACTGCTGTTGCTTCAAGATTTGCAGTTCTTCCTATCGAAGATGACGACGATGAGATTCCTCAAAAGTCTAAAAatcagaagaagaagaaagtaGAACCAAAGCAGAAGCCAGTAGCACCGGCGCCAAAGGCTGACAATGCTTCTgtcaaaaagaagaagaagaaaaaacctGATCAAGGAGAG GGAAAGAAGAAGGCTTCCAACGAGCAGTGGGAACAATGGAAGCAGAAAGATAATGAG TTTGTCGATGAGTCTTACGAGCAAGATCTGCAGCAAGCGATTCTTCTCTCAAAACTTGATTTTGAAGAGAAGAAGAAGTTTTATGACCGTGccaagaaggaggaggaggacaaaaaagggaaaaagaaagagaagaagaaggccCAGCCCATGTCTCTGGAGAAATTCAACAGTTTAGATGCTGAACAG ATTGAAAATATAGCAACTGGTTCGAGTAGTCAAGAAACAGAAGAGGCTAGTGGACCTGTGGAACCAGATCAGACCTTCTTCGACAGAGTTGTAGAAGACGCTAAAAAGGTCATTGACAGAGAGCAAAGACTAGAACTCTGCAAGGCTCGAGAG CCTCTAGCTCAGGAAGCTGTCACGATAACCCATTATAAGGATCTGTTGAAAGAGAGAGATAAAGAGCTGGCATCACTCAAAGAAGAAGTGGAAACCTTGAAAGAGGAATTATTAAACTCTAAGAAGAGATATAAAAAGTTTTGCAACCTGTTAGCATCGGCAGAGA tgtGTGACAAGGCAAAAGTTGTTGCTGAAGTTGATAGACTGCATAAGGTCCGTGATGAGCTCTCTGCTGAAGTCTCGAGCCTTCATGCACAGCTGGAGCAGGAGAGATCCAAAGTAAGGCAGCTCACTAGTGAATTGAAGAAAACACAG GTCTCATCCAATATCTCAAATGGACGAGCATAA
- the LOC124167210 gene encoding uncharacterized protein LOC124167210, whose product MCELSQFSYAEGSIVWVKLGSCWWPGEVTNVDSLPEEILQNLKKKPFTAVKFFDEDKYEYVRNLNNICLYNNRRKDEFIKKGLDMARAKAKEGSTVMKKFPSDVVTAECRTGGDPNILTSDTFAPRERVNYRDIFGESPGKKKLSKKSTSPNKSFSARKPGKSPSNGQSKSWKDLEIPSPERVVPKITHRRFISESDHEVRIRQQPSTPPKEEAKSPNSNYKCHICGFTSSRLNVIVLHNKAHQSESTLAGTKQQTPGKKKRTPVGKPPPASSVSKQRNKSSEVKDTSSRAKKNILNDSEKKSGLDETVGEKSNSSLRKKGKTNAKKKRETEVRESLLADWDEEDEEEEEKEIENLKMVLGSSRKQEMENMNETIDETITPSKEPDANETSIIESPKSPEKVSEKPAEVQDLELEFKSIMEETAVPVMPNVPAINSSTPIEEESSKEDVEGKPENEVKDDERARADDEMTAIMEAKEKTLGGESNEIFESPSSNVIEPECKRDGHPPGDASSEELVGTPLPSTVPQQESQISAAKMEIDTTVIPPSSHVSSAVVTTSNTGSENVSSSLNVSQEAYGILPITTDSQKTEMNANVTMSIPASNTVEGITTRTLVSAASSEETTETATYVLVTIDDSGALQHIDNMNTALLALDGQQEDGPRTLYIDSSQLGTQATDLENIFLAIDTRGDMATQMVELTNRTSDQAEGQGQSFAAAAAASAAKAKSAQDILAVALANTQMFQGDGSYVALNPAASAVTVTSSRTAQAPVMTPRVVDPCRSNAVPSTPTTISSTPLMPDIGGHIGEVQRPVNLPPPIIETQQYHPQLPPHAQTLSTIPSVIHTQNQTTVVTLPTSLPHLNSDDSASRLETSAMSNMLTLPSLMPSTYAPVGVGNGQTGATLALISGANVVMDQVTQALPKVGTDSVVATSRDHVAEKRKLECDVRESKQMKVDENGGS is encoded by the exons ATGTGCGAGTTAAGTCAGTTTTCATATGCTGAAGGTAGTATTGTTTGGGTGAAGCTGGGATCATGCTGGTGGCCTGGGGAGGTGACTAACGTCGACAGTCTACCTGAAGAAATCCTTCAAAATCTAAAGAAAAAGCCGTTTACTGCCGTCAAGTTTTTTGACGAAGATAAATA CGAGTATGTGAGGAATCTGAATAATATTTGCCTTTATAACAACAGAAGAAAAGATGAGTTTATCAAAAAGGGTCTCG ATATGGCTCGAGCCAAAGCAAAGGAAGGCTCCACCGTGATGAAAAAATTTCCCAGTGATGTGGTTACAGCAGAGTGCAGAACAGGGGGTGATCCAAATATTTTAACGAGTGACACATTTGCTCCTCGGGAACGTGTAAATTACAGGGATATTTTTGGTGAGTCGCCTGGAAAAAAGAAGCTTTCGAAAAAGAGTACTTCTCCCAACAAAAGTTTCAGTGCACGAAAACCAGGGAAGTCCCCATCCAATGGACAGTCGAAATCTTGGAAAGATTTGGAAATCCCTTCTCCTGAAAGAGTTGTGCCGAAAATAACTCATCGTCGATTCATTAGTGAATCAGATCATGAAGTTCGTATCCGTCAGCAACCTTCCACTCCTCCGAAGGAGGAGGCTAAAAGTCCTAATAGTAATTATAAGTGTCATATTTGTGGCTTCACTTCTTCGAGGTTGAATGTCATAGTTTTGCATAATAAGGCCCACCAGAGTGAAAGTACTCTCGCAGGTACAAAGCAGCAAACTCCTGGTAAAAAGAAAAGGACCCCTGTTGGTAAGCCACCGCCCGCAAGCTCTGTGAGTAAACAAAGGAATAAAAGTAGTGAAGTGAAGGACACTTCCAGTCGAGCgaagaaaaatattctgaatgATTCTGAAAAGAAATCTGGACTTGACGAGACAGTGGGAGAGAAATCTAACTCCAGTTTACGAAAGAAAGGAAAAACCAATGCCAAAAAGAAAAGGGAGACCGAAGTTAGGGAGAGCCTGTTGGCTGATTGGGATGAagaagatgaagaggaagaagaaaaagagatCGAGAACTTAAAAATGGTCCTTGGCTCATCTAGAAAACAAGAAATGGAGAACATGAATGAAACTATTGATGAAACCATTACACCGAGTAAGGAACCTGATGCAAATGAGACTAGCATCATAGAATCGCCTAAAAGTCCTGAGAAAGTCTCTGAGAAGCCTGCAGAAGTGCAAGATCTTGAGCTTGAGTTCAAGTCTATCATGGAGGAAACAGCCGTTCCTGTGATGCCAAATGTACCTGCCATAAACAGCAGTACTCCGATAGAGGAAGAGAGCTCTAAAGAAGATGTGGAAGGTAAGCCAGAAAATGAAGTTAAAGATGACGAAAGGGCAAGAGCAGATGATGAAATGACTGCTATTATGGAAGCTAAAGAAAAAACACTTGGTGGTgaatcgaatgaaatatttgagTCTCCTAGTAGTAATGTGATTGAGCCAGAGTGCAAAAGGGATGGTCATCCACCAGGTGATGCCTCTAGTGAGGAGCTTGTGGGAACTCCCCTGCCATCAACTGTTCCACAGCAAGAATCTCAGATTTCTGCGGCAAAAATGGAAATTGACACCACTGTCATCCCTCCAAGCAGTCACGTTTCTTCAGCAGTTGTAACCACTTCAAATACTGGCTCTGAAAATGTCTCTTCTTCATTAAATGTTAGTCAGGAAGCTTATGGTATCTTGCCCATCACCACCGACTCTCAGAAAACTGAAATGAATGCCAATGTGACTATGAGCATACCGGCATCTAACACTGTAGAAGGAATCACTACAAGGACATTGGTCAGTGCTGCATCATCTGAGGAGACCACAGAGACAGCTACATATGTCCTTGTAACAATAGATGACAGTGGAGCACTGCAGCATATTGATAACATGAACACTGCTCTCCTTGCTCTTGATGGACAACAAGAAGATGGCCCTCGCACCCTTTACATTGACTCCTCCCAATTAGGAACGCAAGCCACTGATTTGGAGAACATATTTTTAGCAATTGACACGAGGGGTGACATGGCAACTCAGATGGTAGAGCTTACTAACAGAACTAGTGATCAAGCTGAAGGGCAAGGTCAATCATTTGCTGCTGCGGCTGCTGCATCAGCTGCCAAAGCAAAGTCGGCCCAAGACATATTGGCAGTGGCTTTAGCCAACACGCAGATGTTTCAGGGTGACGGTTCATATGTGGCTCTAAATCCTGCTGCATCAGCAGTCACCGTAACTAGCAGTCGCACAGCCCAAGCTCCCGTCATGACGCCAAGAGTTGTCGATCCTTGCCGCAGCAATGCTGTACCATCTACTCCCACGACAATCAGCAGCACTCCTCTAATGCCAGACATAGGTGGGCATATTGGTGAAGTACAAAGGCCTGTCAATTTGCCACCGCCTATCATTGAGACGCAGCAGTATCATCCTCAGCTGCCACCTCATGCCCAAACTCTGTCTACCATTCCCTCTGTCATCCACACGCAAAATCAAACAACAGTTGTTACGCTCCCAACCAGTCTCCCCCATCTTAATTCAGATGATTCCGCCAGCCGTCTGGAAACATCAGCCATGTCAAATATGTTAACTTTACCCTCCCTTATGCCTTCCACATATGCCCCTGTTGGAGTCGGGAATGGGCAAACTGGAGCAACGCTCGCCCTTATCAGTGGTGCTAATGTGGTCATGGATCAAGTAACGCAGGCCTTGCCGAAAGTAGGAACTGACAGTGTAGTGGCAACTAGTCGTGATCATGTAGCTGAAAAAAGGAAGCTAGAATGTGATGTAAGGGAGTCAAAGCAAATGAAAGTTGACGAAAATGGTGGAAGTTAA